A single region of the Maniola jurtina chromosome 6, ilManJurt1.1, whole genome shotgun sequence genome encodes:
- the LOC123866426 gene encoding cytochrome P450 CYP12A2-like isoform X2, protein MYKLTRTLVGRVALKRHQCIRMIAINSTVVKKFEDQIKPWHKIPGPLSLPIVGQLLHFLPGGWLYKRTIELQELLYKNYGPIVRLDGNLGFEPIIYIFDPEAAINLFRKEDPLPHRPGFESILYHRKRYYNESEDDSSGLIVDNGENWRQLRYSVNSVMLKPKPIKQYANIMAEVADDMIQRMRQIRNKKNTLEGNLYTVLNLWALESVGVVALGRRLNCFDPNLPDDSPAKKLIATIHDVLDATEKLDFQPSLWKYIATPDFNKGMKLYENHMKLNEFFIDEARDQLRLKGDSHDKDKSILEKLLEIDRKIAVAMANDMMFAGVDTTASSVLGLLYLLAINTEKQEKLRAEVLMKQEKHPYLRACIKESLRLFPIVSGNFRKTTKEHYILGYKIPENMNIIVGNQQLCLMEEQFPRPTEFIPERWIVGKSDPLYYGNAHPFSYTPFGFGVRSCIGRRIAELELETIIAKIIENFQMEWFGPPPTRTRSSTLNFFLGPYNFIFKDVEL, encoded by the exons ATGTACAAATTAACACGAACCCTCGTAGGCAGGGTGGCTTTAAAAAGGCATCAATGTATAAG AATGATTGCAATAAATAGTACAGTAGTAAAAAAGTTTGAAGACCAAATCAAGCCGTGGCATAAGATTCCAGGACCACTATCTCTTCCCATAGTCGGGCAATTACTTCATTTTCTTCCAGGAG GATGGCTGTATAAACGCACTATTGAGTTACAAGaattattgtacaaaaattacGGCCCTATTGTCAGACTTGACGGAAACTTGGGGTTTGAGCCAATTATTTACATCTTTGATCCAGAGGCTGCAATAaat CTGTTTCGTAAAGAAGACCCGTTACCGCACAGGCCAGGTTTTGAATCCATTTTATATCATAGAAAACGTTACTATAACGAGAGCGAAGATGATTCCTCTGGATTGATTGTTGA CAATGGCGAAAATTGGAGACAATTACGATATAGCGTTAACTCGGTGATGTTGAAACCAAAACCGATCAAACAATACGCCAACATTATGGCTGAAGTTGCAGATGATATGATTCAAAG AATGAGACAAATACGTAACAAGAAAAATACGCTCGAAGGTAATTTGTACACGGTATTGAACCTTTGGGCATTGGAATCTGTCGGAGTGGTAGCACTCGGGCGCCGCCTCAATTGTTTCGACCCTAACTTACCAGATGATTCTCCTGCTAAGAAGCTGATAGCCACCATTCATGACGTACTAGATGCAACGGAAAAACTAGATTTTCAACCTAGTCTTTGGAAATATATAGCAACGCCCGATTTCAACAAAGGAATGAAATTGTATGAGAATCACATGAA GTTAAACGAGTTTTTTATAGACGAGGCTAGAGACCAATTGAGATTGAAAGGAGACTCACATGATAAAGACAAAAGCATACTTGAAAAACTACTTGAAATCGATCGCAAAATTGCAGTGGCGATGGCTAACGATATGATGTTTGCAGGCGTTGATACG aCTGCCAGTTCCGTTTTGGGGTTACTTTACCTTCTGGCCATAAATACTGAAAAGCAGGAGAAATTGAGAGCGGAAGTCTTGATGAAACAAGAAAAGCATCCGTATCTCAGAGCTTGCATCAAGGAGAGCTTGAGATTATTTCCTATTGTTAGCGGGAATTTCAGAAAAACTACAAAAGAACACTATATTTTGGGTTACAAAATACCGGAAAAT ATGAATATTATAGTAGGCAACCAACAGTTGTGCTTGATGGAGGAACAATTTCCAAGACCTACAGAGTTTATTCCAGAAAGATGGATTGTTGGAAAATCTGACCCTCTATACTATGGAAATGCCCATCCATTTTCCTATACCCCCTTCGGGTTTGGAGTGCGGAGCTGCATAG GTCGACGTATAGCTGAGCTGGAGCTTGAAACTATCATTGCTAAGATAATAGAGAACTTCCAAATGGAATGGTTCGGACCACCACCGACACGAACGCGATCGAGTACCCTCAACTTCTTTCTTGGACCCTACAATTTTATCTTCAAAGATGTGGAGCTCTAG
- the LOC123866425 gene encoding cytochrome P450 CYP12A2-like isoform X1 has protein sequence MNVFINKFLNRTVIKDQIIRSISINSAFTHVNEDKLLKSWKNIPGPTTLPVIGQILHFILPGGLLYNRKVELAQILYENYGPLVRVEGGIGMSPVIFIYDPEVALNIFRNENETPVRPGFDALEYFRKFYYSRKDNPWEETTGLITEHGEPWKKFRSTVNPILLQPKNIKMYTDALNQVAEDMVNRIRSKRNEKNMLNAKFNTEMTLWAMEAIGVVALGSRLNCFDPNLAKDSPAMRLINATHYVFYLVEKLDFEPSLWKYISTPVFKAAMKCFDEHTKLNEYFVEKAIEQLKNYENKEKDKDKEKGILVKLLEIDHNIAVIMASDMLFAAIDTTANTTIASLLHLAQNPEKQNKLREEIKSKDEKKQYLKACIKESLRLMPVVGGNFRKTTKEYNVMGYKIPKDMFVIFANQYLCSWEEQFPRAKEFIPERWIVNRNDPLYYGQAHPFVYCPFGFGSRSCIGKRIAELEMETVIAKIIENFRVGWIGPPPVPTRTSIVNHLIKPYNFTFEDI, from the exons ATGAACGTGTTTATTAATAAGTTTTTAAATCGAACTGTAATTAAAGACCAGATTATAAG gtCTATTTCTATAAACAGTGCATTCACACACGTAAATGAGGACAAGCTTCTTAAATCATGGAAAAATATCCCTGGACCTACAACTTTACCAGTTATTGGACAGattctacattttattttacccgGAG GTTTGCTATACAATCGCAAAGTGGAACTAGCTCAAATATTATACGAAAACTATGGACCTCTCGTCAGAGTGGAAGGCGGTATCGGCATGTCACCAGTTATCTTCATTTACGATCCAGAAGTTGCGTTAAAT ATTTTCCGGAACGAAAATGAGACGCCAGTCCGTCCGGGTTTTGATGCATTGGAATACTTCAGAAAATTTTACTACTCGAGGAAAGACAATCCGTGGGAAGAAACAACTGGCCTTATAACTGA ACACGGAGAGCCCTGGAAGAAATTTCGATCAACCGTAAACCCAATATTGCTGCagccaaaaaatataaaaatgtacaCTGATGCTCTCAACCAAGTGGCGGAAGACATGGttaacag GATTAGATCAAAGCGTAACGAAAAGAACATGCTTAACGCCAAATTCAATACAGAGATGACTCTATGGGCAATGGAAGCGATCGGCGTAGTTGCATTAGGATCTAGACTTAACTGCTTCGATCCAAACCTTGCAAAAGATTCCCCAGCGATGAGACTGATCAACGCTACTCACTACGTATTCTATTTAGTCGAGAAACTGGACTTCGAGCCTAGCCTTTGGAAGTATATTTCAACACCTGTCTTTAAAGCTGCAATGAAGTGTTTTGATGAACATACAAA GTTAAATGAGTATTTCGTGGAAAAGGCTATAgaacaattaaaaaattatgagaATAAAGAAAAAGACAAAGACAAAGAAAAGGGGATTTTAGTAAAGTTACTTGAAATCGATCACAATATTGCAGTTATCATGGCAAGCGATATGTTATTCGCCGCTATTGATACA ACTGCCAATACCACCATAGCATCCTTATTACATCTAGCCCAAAATCCagagaaacaaaataaattgagaGAAGAGATCAAGTCTAAAGATGAAAAGAAGCAGTATCTTAAAGCGTGCATCAAAGAATCGCTCAGATTAATGCCTGTAGTGGGAGGAAACTTTAGGAAAACCACGAAAGAATATAACGTGATGGGATACAAAATACCGAAAGAT ATGTTTGTGATATTTGCAAACCAATATTTGTGCTCGTGGGAGGAGCAATTTCCACGTGCAAAAGAGTTCATACCAGAGAGATGGATTGTTAACAGAAATGATCCATTGTACTACGGCCAAGCACATCCGTTCGTTTACTGTCCCTTTGGGTTTGGATCAAGAAGCtgtatag GTAAACGGATAGCGGAACTTGAAATGGAGACTGTGATAGCTAAAATCATAGAGAACTTCCGAGTAGGATGGATTGGACCACCACCAGTGCCGACGAGAACGAGCATAGTCAATCATTTGATCAAACCATATAACTTTACTTTTgaagatatttaa
- the LOC123866425 gene encoding cytochrome P450 CYP12A2-like isoform X2, with protein MNVFINKFLNRTVIKDQIIRSISINSAFTHVNEDKLLKSWKNIPGPTTLPVIGQILHFILPGGLLYNRKVELAQILYENYGPLVRVEGGIGMSPVIFIYDPEVALNIFRNENETPVRPGFDALEYFRKFYYSRKDNPWEETTGLITEIRSKRNEKNMLNAKFNTEMTLWAMEAIGVVALGSRLNCFDPNLAKDSPAMRLINATHYVFYLVEKLDFEPSLWKYISTPVFKAAMKCFDEHTKLNEYFVEKAIEQLKNYENKEKDKDKEKGILVKLLEIDHNIAVIMASDMLFAAIDTTANTTIASLLHLAQNPEKQNKLREEIKSKDEKKQYLKACIKESLRLMPVVGGNFRKTTKEYNVMGYKIPKDMFVIFANQYLCSWEEQFPRAKEFIPERWIVNRNDPLYYGQAHPFVYCPFGFGSRSCIGKRIAELEMETVIAKIIENFRVGWIGPPPVPTRTSIVNHLIKPYNFTFEDI; from the exons ATGAACGTGTTTATTAATAAGTTTTTAAATCGAACTGTAATTAAAGACCAGATTATAAG gtCTATTTCTATAAACAGTGCATTCACACACGTAAATGAGGACAAGCTTCTTAAATCATGGAAAAATATCCCTGGACCTACAACTTTACCAGTTATTGGACAGattctacattttattttacccgGAG GTTTGCTATACAATCGCAAAGTGGAACTAGCTCAAATATTATACGAAAACTATGGACCTCTCGTCAGAGTGGAAGGCGGTATCGGCATGTCACCAGTTATCTTCATTTACGATCCAGAAGTTGCGTTAAAT ATTTTCCGGAACGAAAATGAGACGCCAGTCCGTCCGGGTTTTGATGCATTGGAATACTTCAGAAAATTTTACTACTCGAGGAAAGACAATCCGTGGGAAGAAACAACTGGCCTTATAACTGA GATTAGATCAAAGCGTAACGAAAAGAACATGCTTAACGCCAAATTCAATACAGAGATGACTCTATGGGCAATGGAAGCGATCGGCGTAGTTGCATTAGGATCTAGACTTAACTGCTTCGATCCAAACCTTGCAAAAGATTCCCCAGCGATGAGACTGATCAACGCTACTCACTACGTATTCTATTTAGTCGAGAAACTGGACTTCGAGCCTAGCCTTTGGAAGTATATTTCAACACCTGTCTTTAAAGCTGCAATGAAGTGTTTTGATGAACATACAAA GTTAAATGAGTATTTCGTGGAAAAGGCTATAgaacaattaaaaaattatgagaATAAAGAAAAAGACAAAGACAAAGAAAAGGGGATTTTAGTAAAGTTACTTGAAATCGATCACAATATTGCAGTTATCATGGCAAGCGATATGTTATTCGCCGCTATTGATACA ACTGCCAATACCACCATAGCATCCTTATTACATCTAGCCCAAAATCCagagaaacaaaataaattgagaGAAGAGATCAAGTCTAAAGATGAAAAGAAGCAGTATCTTAAAGCGTGCATCAAAGAATCGCTCAGATTAATGCCTGTAGTGGGAGGAAACTTTAGGAAAACCACGAAAGAATATAACGTGATGGGATACAAAATACCGAAAGAT ATGTTTGTGATATTTGCAAACCAATATTTGTGCTCGTGGGAGGAGCAATTTCCACGTGCAAAAGAGTTCATACCAGAGAGATGGATTGTTAACAGAAATGATCCATTGTACTACGGCCAAGCACATCCGTTCGTTTACTGTCCCTTTGGGTTTGGATCAAGAAGCtgtatag GTAAACGGATAGCGGAACTTGAAATGGAGACTGTGATAGCTAAAATCATAGAGAACTTCCGAGTAGGATGGATTGGACCACCACCAGTGCCGACGAGAACGAGCATAGTCAATCATTTGATCAAACCATATAACTTTACTTTTgaagatatttaa
- the LOC123866426 gene encoding cytochrome P450 CYP12A2-like isoform X1, with the protein MYKLTRTLVGRVALKRHQCIRMIAINSTVVKKFEDQIKPWHKIPGPLSLPIVGQLLHFLPGGWLYKRTIELQELLYKNYGPIVRLDGNLGFEPIIYIFDPEAAINLFRKEDPLPHRPGFESILYHRKRYYNESEDDSSGLIVDNGENWRQLRYSVNSVMLKPKPIKQYANIMAEVADDMIQRMRQIRNKKNTLEGNLYTVLNLWALESVGVVALGRRLNCFDPNLPDDSPAKKLIATIHDVLDATEKLDFQPSLWKYIATPDFNKGMKLYENHMKLNEFFIDEARDQLRLKGDSHDKDKSILEKLLEIDRKIAVAMANDMMFAGVDTFQTASSVLGLLYLLAINTEKQEKLRAEVLMKQEKHPYLRACIKESLRLFPIVSGNFRKTTKEHYILGYKIPENMNIIVGNQQLCLMEEQFPRPTEFIPERWIVGKSDPLYYGNAHPFSYTPFGFGVRSCIGRRIAELELETIIAKIIENFQMEWFGPPPTRTRSSTLNFFLGPYNFIFKDVEL; encoded by the exons ATGTACAAATTAACACGAACCCTCGTAGGCAGGGTGGCTTTAAAAAGGCATCAATGTATAAG AATGATTGCAATAAATAGTACAGTAGTAAAAAAGTTTGAAGACCAAATCAAGCCGTGGCATAAGATTCCAGGACCACTATCTCTTCCCATAGTCGGGCAATTACTTCATTTTCTTCCAGGAG GATGGCTGTATAAACGCACTATTGAGTTACAAGaattattgtacaaaaattacGGCCCTATTGTCAGACTTGACGGAAACTTGGGGTTTGAGCCAATTATTTACATCTTTGATCCAGAGGCTGCAATAaat CTGTTTCGTAAAGAAGACCCGTTACCGCACAGGCCAGGTTTTGAATCCATTTTATATCATAGAAAACGTTACTATAACGAGAGCGAAGATGATTCCTCTGGATTGATTGTTGA CAATGGCGAAAATTGGAGACAATTACGATATAGCGTTAACTCGGTGATGTTGAAACCAAAACCGATCAAACAATACGCCAACATTATGGCTGAAGTTGCAGATGATATGATTCAAAG AATGAGACAAATACGTAACAAGAAAAATACGCTCGAAGGTAATTTGTACACGGTATTGAACCTTTGGGCATTGGAATCTGTCGGAGTGGTAGCACTCGGGCGCCGCCTCAATTGTTTCGACCCTAACTTACCAGATGATTCTCCTGCTAAGAAGCTGATAGCCACCATTCATGACGTACTAGATGCAACGGAAAAACTAGATTTTCAACCTAGTCTTTGGAAATATATAGCAACGCCCGATTTCAACAAAGGAATGAAATTGTATGAGAATCACATGAA GTTAAACGAGTTTTTTATAGACGAGGCTAGAGACCAATTGAGATTGAAAGGAGACTCACATGATAAAGACAAAAGCATACTTGAAAAACTACTTGAAATCGATCGCAAAATTGCAGTGGCGATGGCTAACGATATGATGTTTGCAGGCGTTGATACG tttcagaCTGCCAGTTCCGTTTTGGGGTTACTTTACCTTCTGGCCATAAATACTGAAAAGCAGGAGAAATTGAGAGCGGAAGTCTTGATGAAACAAGAAAAGCATCCGTATCTCAGAGCTTGCATCAAGGAGAGCTTGAGATTATTTCCTATTGTTAGCGGGAATTTCAGAAAAACTACAAAAGAACACTATATTTTGGGTTACAAAATACCGGAAAAT ATGAATATTATAGTAGGCAACCAACAGTTGTGCTTGATGGAGGAACAATTTCCAAGACCTACAGAGTTTATTCCAGAAAGATGGATTGTTGGAAAATCTGACCCTCTATACTATGGAAATGCCCATCCATTTTCCTATACCCCCTTCGGGTTTGGAGTGCGGAGCTGCATAG GTCGACGTATAGCTGAGCTGGAGCTTGAAACTATCATTGCTAAGATAATAGAGAACTTCCAAATGGAATGGTTCGGACCACCACCGACACGAACGCGATCGAGTACCCTCAACTTCTTTCTTGGACCCTACAATTTTATCTTCAAAGATGTGGAGCTCTAG